A single window of Excalfactoria chinensis isolate bCotChi1 chromosome 13, bCotChi1.hap2, whole genome shotgun sequence DNA harbors:
- the NDFIP1 gene encoding NEDD4 family-interacting protein 1 — protein sequence MNFRIASDKSPLHSTPSSTRPSSPARSARARGLRLPAGRGGAGREEGATERDGQREGGSGVASEEASAARPPPQQLPSGGGRAAPSPRRLLSTRPPSAMAAAEPSSGRYQQLQNEEEPGEAAPVVSDAPPPYSSISAENTAYFDYKDESGFPKPPSYNVATTLPSYDEAERTKAEATIPLVPGREEDFVTRDDFDDSDQLRIGNDGIFMLTFFMAFLFNWIGFFLSFCLTTSAAGRYGAISGFGLSLIKWILIVRFSTYFPGYFDGQYWLWWVFLVLGFLLFLRGFINYAKVRKMPDTFSTLPRTRVLFIY from the exons ATGAATTTTCGGATTGCTAGTGACAAATCTCCCCTGCACAGCACTCCCAGCTCCACCCGGCCCAGCAGCCCAGCCCGCTCCGCTCGGGCCCGAGGCCTCCGGctgccggcggggcggggcggggcggggcgggaggaGGGCGCGACCGAGCGTGACGGGCAGAGGGAGGGCGGGAGCGGAGTCGCAAGCGAAGAGGCCTCGGCTGCGCGGCCTCCGCCTCAGCAGCTTCCGTCGGGAGGCGGCCGGGCAGCGCCGAGCCCCCGCCGCCTGCTCAGCACTCGCCCTCCCAGCGCCATGGCGGCCGCCGAGCCTAGCAGCGGCCGCTACCAGCAG CTGCAGAACGAAGAGGAGCCCGGTGAGGCTGCACCAGTGGTCAGTGATGCCCCTCCGCCctacagcagcatttctgcagagaaTACAG cttaTTTTGACTACAAGGATGAATCAGGATTTCCGAAGCCTCCATCTTACAACGTGGCCACAACACTTCCTAGTTATGATGAGGCAGAGAGAACCAAGGCTGAAGCCACAATTCCCTTGGTTCCTGGAAGA GAGGAGGACTTTGTGACACGGGATGACTTTGATGACAGCGACCAGCTGAGGATAGGAAATGATGGCATTTTTATGCTAACTTTCTTCA TGGCATTCCTCTTCAACTGGATTGgatttttcctgtctttctgtctgACTACTTCAGCTGCAGGACGGTATGGGGCCATTTCTGGATTTGGTCTGTCTCTTATCAAGTGGATCCTTATTGTCAGG ttctccaCCTATTTTCCTGGTTACTTTGATGGTCAGTATTGGCTTTGGTGGGTGTTCCTTGTACTAG gttttctgctgtttctcagaggATTTATTAATTATGCAAAAGTTAGGAAGATGCCTGATACTTTTTCCACTCTCCCCAGAACCAGAGTTCTCTTTATTTACTAA
- the GNPDA1 gene encoding glucosamine-6-phosphate deaminase 1 isoform X2: MKLIIQETYAQASEWAAKYIRNRIVHFAPGPGRFFTLGLPTGLPRDHPESYHSFMWNNFFKHVDISAENVHILDGNAADLQAECDAFEDKIKAAGGIELFVGGIGPDGHIAFNEPGSSLVSRTRVKTLAMDTILANARFFDGDLSKVPTMALTVGVGTVMDAREVMILITGAHKAFALYKAIEEGVNHMWTVSAFQQHPKTVFVCDEDATLELKVKTVKYFKGLMLVHNKLVEPLYSMKETEAERSQSKKPYSD, translated from the exons ATGAAGCTCATCATCCAGGAGACGTACGCGCAGGCCAGCGAGTGGGCCGCCAAGTACATCCGCAACCGCATCGTCCACTTCGCGCCCGGCCCCGGCCGCTTCTTCACTCTGGGGCTGCCCACAG GTCTCCCGAGGGACCATCCGGAAAGTTACCACTCCTTCATGTGGAATAACTTCTTCAAGCACGTCGATATCTCGGCAGAAAACGTTCACATTTTGGATGGAAATGCAGCTGATCTACAGGCAGAGTGTGACGCGTTTGAGGataaaatcaaagcagctgGAGGAATCGAACTCTTTGTTGGAG GTATTGGCCCTGATGGTCACATTGCCTTCAATGAGCCTGGATCAAGTTTGGTGTCTAGGACGCGAGTGAAGACCTTGGCTATGGACACTATACTGGCTAATGCCAGGTTTTTTGATGGTGACCTCTCCAAAGTCCCCACGATGGCTTTGACAGTTGGCGTAGGCACTGTCATGGATGCCAGAGAG GTGATGATTCTCATCACGGGAGCCCACAAAGCCTTTGCTTTGTACAAAGCTATTGAGGAAGGTGTCAACCACATGTGGACAGTatctgctttccagcagcaccccaaGACCGTGTTTGTGTGCGATGAGGATGCTACGCTGGAACTGAAAGTTAAGACAGTGAAGTACTTTAAAG GTTTAATGCTGGTTCATAACAAGCTCGTGGAACCCTTATACAGCATGAAggagacagaagcagaaagaagccaGTCTAAGAAGCCTTACAGTGATTAA
- the GNPDA1 gene encoding glucosamine-6-phosphate deaminase 1 isoform X1, with translation MKLIIQETYAQASEWAAKYIRNRIVHFAPGPGRFFTLGLPTGSTPLGCYRKLVEYYKNGDLSFKYVKTFNMDEYVGLPRDHPESYHSFMWNNFFKHVDISAENVHILDGNAADLQAECDAFEDKIKAAGGIELFVGGIGPDGHIAFNEPGSSLVSRTRVKTLAMDTILANARFFDGDLSKVPTMALTVGVGTVMDAREVMILITGAHKAFALYKAIEEGVNHMWTVSAFQQHPKTVFVCDEDATLELKVKTVKYFKGLMLVHNKLVEPLYSMKETEAERSQSKKPYSD, from the exons ATGAAGCTCATCATCCAGGAGACGTACGCGCAGGCCAGCGAGTGGGCCGCCAAGTACATCCGCAACCGCATCGTCCACTTCGCGCCCGGCCCCGGCCGCTTCTTCACTCTGGGGCTGCCCACAG GCAGCACGCCGCTGGGCTGCTACAGAAAGCTGGTGGAGTACTACAAAAATGGGGACCTGTCCTTTAAGTACGTGAAAACCTTCAACATGGATGAGTACGTAG GTCTCCCGAGGGACCATCCGGAAAGTTACCACTCCTTCATGTGGAATAACTTCTTCAAGCACGTCGATATCTCGGCAGAAAACGTTCACATTTTGGATGGAAATGCAGCTGATCTACAGGCAGAGTGTGACGCGTTTGAGGataaaatcaaagcagctgGAGGAATCGAACTCTTTGTTGGAG GTATTGGCCCTGATGGTCACATTGCCTTCAATGAGCCTGGATCAAGTTTGGTGTCTAGGACGCGAGTGAAGACCTTGGCTATGGACACTATACTGGCTAATGCCAGGTTTTTTGATGGTGACCTCTCCAAAGTCCCCACGATGGCTTTGACAGTTGGCGTAGGCACTGTCATGGATGCCAGAGAG GTGATGATTCTCATCACGGGAGCCCACAAAGCCTTTGCTTTGTACAAAGCTATTGAGGAAGGTGTCAACCACATGTGGACAGTatctgctttccagcagcaccccaaGACCGTGTTTGTGTGCGATGAGGATGCTACGCTGGAACTGAAAGTTAAGACAGTGAAGTACTTTAAAG GTTTAATGCTGGTTCATAACAAGCTCGTGGAACCCTTATACAGCATGAAggagacagaagcagaaagaagccaGTCTAAGAAGCCTTACAGTGATTAA
- the GNPDA1 gene encoding glucosamine-6-phosphate deaminase 1 isoform X3, producing MDEYVGLPRDHPESYHSFMWNNFFKHVDISAENVHILDGNAADLQAECDAFEDKIKAAGGIELFVGGIGPDGHIAFNEPGSSLVSRTRVKTLAMDTILANARFFDGDLSKVPTMALTVGVGTVMDAREVMILITGAHKAFALYKAIEEGVNHMWTVSAFQQHPKTVFVCDEDATLELKVKTVKYFKGLMLVHNKLVEPLYSMKETEAERSQSKKPYSD from the exons ATGGATGAGTACGTAG GTCTCCCGAGGGACCATCCGGAAAGTTACCACTCCTTCATGTGGAATAACTTCTTCAAGCACGTCGATATCTCGGCAGAAAACGTTCACATTTTGGATGGAAATGCAGCTGATCTACAGGCAGAGTGTGACGCGTTTGAGGataaaatcaaagcagctgGAGGAATCGAACTCTTTGTTGGAG GTATTGGCCCTGATGGTCACATTGCCTTCAATGAGCCTGGATCAAGTTTGGTGTCTAGGACGCGAGTGAAGACCTTGGCTATGGACACTATACTGGCTAATGCCAGGTTTTTTGATGGTGACCTCTCCAAAGTCCCCACGATGGCTTTGACAGTTGGCGTAGGCACTGTCATGGATGCCAGAGAG GTGATGATTCTCATCACGGGAGCCCACAAAGCCTTTGCTTTGTACAAAGCTATTGAGGAAGGTGTCAACCACATGTGGACAGTatctgctttccagcagcaccccaaGACCGTGTTTGTGTGCGATGAGGATGCTACGCTGGAACTGAAAGTTAAGACAGTGAAGTACTTTAAAG GTTTAATGCTGGTTCATAACAAGCTCGTGGAACCCTTATACAGCATGAAggagacagaagcagaaagaagccaGTCTAAGAAGCCTTACAGTGATTAA
- the RNF14 gene encoding E3 ubiquitin-protein ligase RNF14, translated as MSSEDREAQEDELLALASIYDEDEFKRAESAQGGETRICLELPQNFTVVVSGISAESPQSFEYTVHFLPPLVLNFELPPDYPSASPPAFTLSSKWLSPAQLSALCEHLDNLWEENRGCVVLFAWMQFLKEETLSYLNISSPYELKMRQQGNTWGRTPSVPQDAEDCGGAVGCAAAEEGIDKRAVQDVESLSSLIREILDFDQAQRRKCFNSKMYLCNICFCEKLGRECMYFTECSHVYCKACLKDYFEIQIRDGQVHCLNCPEPNCSSVATPGQVKELVGEQLFARYDRLLLQSTLDLMADVVYCPRPRCQTPVMQEPGGTMGICSCCNYAFCTVCKMTYHGVSPCKLTAEKLMDLRNEYLEADEATKRFMEQRYGKRVIQKALEEMESKQWLEKNSKSCPCCSTPIEKLDGCNKMMCTGCMQYFCWLCMASLSRADPYKHFNDPSSPCFDRLFHAMQIDGEFWEDEN; from the exons ATGTCTTCAGAGGACAGAGAAGCTCAGGAGGACGAGCTGTTGGCGCTGGCCAGCATCTACGACGAAGATGAGTTTAAGAGAGCCGAGTCGGCCCAGGGAGGAGAGACCCGAATTTGTTTGGAACTGCCCCAAAACTTCACAGTTGTTGTGAGCG GCATTTCTGCAGAGAGTCCGCAGAGCTTTGAATACACCGTTCACTTTCTGCCTCCACTCGTGCTGAATTTTGAGCTCCCACCGGACTACCCATCAGCATCCCCGCCTGCCTTCACTCTCAGTAGCAAATGGCTCTCCCCAGCACAG CTCAGCGCTCTTTGCGAGCATTTAGACAACTTATGGGAAGAGAACCGAGGCTGTGTGGTCCTGTTTGCCTGGATGCagtttctgaaggaagaaacattGAGTTACCTGAATATTTCATCCCCATACGAGCTAAAAATGCGCCAACAAGGGAATACGTGGGGCAGGACGCCTTCGGTGCCTCAGGATGCCGAGGACTGTGGCGGTGCAGTGGGCTGcgctgcagctgaagaaggaattGATAAGAGAGCTGTACAGGACGTGGAATCTTTGTCCAGCCTGATTCGGGAGATCCTGGACTTCGATCAGGCTCAGAGAAGGAAGTGCTTTAACAGTAAGATGTACTTGTGCAATATTTGCTTCTGTGAGAAGCTGGGCAGGGAATGTATGTACTTCACCGAGTGCAGCCACGTGTACTGCAAGGCCTGCCTGAAGGACTACTTTGAAATTCAGATCAGGGATGGTCAGGTCCACTGCCTCAACTGTCCAGAACCCAACTGTTCTTCTGTTGCTACTCCTGGCCAG GTGAAGGAGTTGGTTGGAGAGCAGCTGTTTGCACGCTATGACCGCCTGCTTCTGCAGTCCACCCTGGACCTGATGGCAGATGTTGTGTACTGCCCTCGGCCGCGCTGCCAGACACCCGTCATGCAGGAGCCAGGCGGCACCATGggcatctgctcctgctgcaacTATGCGTTCTGTACTGTGTGTAAGATGACTTACCACGGGGTCTCACCATGTAAATTAACTGCGG AGAAATTGATGGATTTGCGCAATGAATATTTAGAAGCTGATGAGGCAACCAAAAGATTTATGGAACAGCGCTATGGCAAACGAGTGATTCAGAAAGCCCTCGAGGAGATGGAGAGCAAACAATGGCTGGAAAAGAACTCCAAGTCTTGCCCTTGCTGTAGTACTCCTATAGAG AAACTAGATGGCTGTAACAAGATGATGTGTACTGGCTGCATGCAGTACTTCTGCTGGCTTTGTATGGCTTCCTTGTCAAGGGCAGACCCATACAAGCACTTCAATGATCCATCTTCCCCGTGCTTTGATCG ATTGTTTCATGCTATGCAAATTGATGGTGAGTTCTGGGAAGACGAAAACTAG